AGTTGCACCATCCATTTTTCCTTCTTTTATACTGCCGGCTGCGATGCCAGCAAGAACAAAGTCTTTCGTCAGTGAAGACCCGGGGAGGATCGTTATATTCCTGCTGATAGTGGAGTAGCCGTTTCTTGAGATGGTAAGAATGTAATCTCCCGGTGGGATCGAAGGTAACCGGTATTGCCCGGTGCTGTCCGTTGTGGCGAAGTACTTCCCGACCTTTATACCTGCGTTGCCTACCGCATTGCCCGATATATCCCTGATGATACCTGCCAGACAAGATAACGCGAGGACCCCCTGTTTTACTGCGGCATCCTTACCCGTGCCGGCGGTATTACGCGGAATGCCGTCGATCACAGGAAATCCTTCAGGGATATCATTTTTATACGCGATCGTATAGCATCCGAATATAGTCTCGCTATTTATCTCGCTGTACGCGATCCTGAGATAACCATCCTCTCCCCAGTCTGTGCCCCAGCTGTCCTTGACGATAAAACACTGTTCCTCGTCATCGTATCCGACGATAAGGGCCGTGTGGTAACCTTCACGAGTCCCCCATGTATGCGTATAGATCCCTGACCCATAATAAAAGAAGTCGGTATGAACCGCCATGAGGACGACGAGAGGACCGTAGTTGTAAAGGCTGTACCTGATGGATTCGATGGTGGGATCAACCCGGTACCAGTCACTCATTTTGTGGGCCTTGCCCGGCCATTCCGGACAGATACTTGAGCAGAAATTGTCCGTGGACATATATGGGTAACAACTCTCCTGTGGAAGACCGATATCCCGGATGAAATCAGACGCGAAGTCTATCCAGCCTCCATAACAATTTCCGGCCCCGCTGCACGATAGAAGCGCCTGTTCAGACAGATCAAGGGGTGTGCCCGGCATATTTCCGGTAATAAGTATGTTTGCTTCGAGAGCGGCGGTTGTAGCAAATGCCCAGCAGGCGCTGCATTCGCCCTGATCCCTGACCGGTGTCACATAATTATTGCCGTCGTAGTTCCTCCAGTCGAGTTTCAGGGGCATGCTCACCGCAGGGGCGATGATGATCTTTTCGGTGCCCGTTGGCGTGGGAATGACCGATCCAAACCGTTTCGTTCTCTGCTCCCGGTCCAGCAGGGAAAGAGACGTATCCCGCGGTGACCAGCGTGCTTTCTTTTGCGTGATCGTCTCTGTTATCTGATTTCGTTCAAGAACGTCTGCATAGGACTGAGATACGCAAAAGGGGACAATAAACAGCAATAAGGTGGTCAAAAGGATTAAAGAAAGAATGGATTTGAATCTCATTTTTTGCCTCCTGCATCTGGTTGTTCATTGGGTCGTTGATGGTGCCTGGTACTGGATGGGGCGGCGGGTGTACAGGACAGGCTACCGCCCTGTATGCCCCATCACGGCGCGGCCTTGTTGTCCGAAGGAATCTGTTTGTGTAAAGGAAGACTTCAACTACGGATAGATTTTTGTATATTTTGAATGAGGATGTAAATAAACCAAATCCTGATGACTTATCAGGGAAATGGAGTATTTGAATTAAGCCAATGGATGATGCTTGATAAGGGATTGGTGAAAGGCAGAGTATTGCAGATCAAAGGGGATAAGACCCTCGGTTATGGCGTATTTGGTAAGCTCAGCCACACTGTTGATGTTCAGTTTATCCATGACCCTGCGGCGATGGATCTCGACTGTTTTTACACTTAGATTGAGATGTGAAGATATCTGTTTCATCGACTCTCCTTCCGCGATTAATCGTAAAACCTGACGTTCCCTGGGCGTAAGTTTATCAACCGGGAGAGCCTTCTTTCCCGTTAAGTATGCAAGATAATCTTTAAGCACGCCGCCTGTTACCGTCGGGCTCAGATAGAATTTGTCCTCAAATACCACATTGATGGCATGGATAAGCTCATTAAATGAACAATCTTTATCAAGATACCCTTTCGCCCCTGCCTTAATCATTTCGGTCATAAACCTGTTGTCGCAATATCCTGTGAGGGCAATTACTTTGATGTCGGGCAGATTTTTATTGATATATTTCGCGGCTTCTACACCGTTAAGCTCCGGTATTTGCAGGTTCATGATGACGATATGGGGCAGAAGTTTGTTTGCGAGGTCGATTGCCGTACGTCCGTTTTTTGCCTCTCCAACCAATTCGAGATCAGATTGTTTATTGATAAGAGAGCAAAGACCCTCTCTTACTATATTCTGGTTTTCGGCAAGAAGAATCTTAATTTTCATCCTTTCCTCCACTTTAACGAACAAAGAGCATTAAAGAGCATTTGCAACAACTGAAATGCCTTTTTAGTCAGGATATCTTTTCTGATTATTGTGTTCAGCGCGCATCCCCCCGGATGACTATTACTGAGACACCCACTTCGTGGGTACCCGGTCGCCCCCTCCACATCACCCGCAAGCGGGTACCCGGCCCCTGGAGCCTTCCCCTCTGGCCTGTGAACGGGCTATGTACTAATTTGTTTTAAGCTTCCCCCAACTAATAGCCTAATGTGTTGTTATTTCTAATAAAATTACAATGACATGTCAAGTATTATTTTATCGGCAGTCAGCGATGAATCCCGTTAACCTTAGCCTGATTCTTCTCGCTATCAGTCTTTTCCCTTGTTGTCATTGCGAGCCCGTAGGGCGCGGCGTAGTGTCATTGCGAGCGTAGCGCGGCGTTTTGTCATTGCGAGCCCGCAGGGCGCGGCAATCTCATTAATAGGTTATATCCTTAGATCGCCGCGTCGCTTAAGCCCTTGGCGATGATGCCATGTGTGTAAAGGGAACGAAGACTACCTCAAGGGAAGGTGATTGTTAATCGGAATAAGGGGCTACGTCGAGTCCAAATTCTTTCAAGTCCTGTGCTTCCTTGAAACCACTTGCAACCTCGGGAGATAGACCGCTTTCTGAGACTATCTTTGGTCCACCGCTACCATACTGGACTGTCTCAGAGGAGGTTTCAACTCCGTCATCATATACGGAATAGTTTATGGTCTCAGGAAACCTGCGCAGCCCGCAAGGATTAATGCTGACACTGCGACAATAGCGCACATCGAAGTCATTGTGCATCTTTTCAGAACCATTGCATATATCTCCAGGGATGACGGAGTAATTTCAATAATCCAACCATACCGGGCAGACACCTCTCCCATTTTGAGTCGTGCCATAGTATATCTCCTGAGTCAGGATAGTATAGCGTATGGTCTTTATTTAACCTGTTGTATCGTGTTTGAGAATTTCAAAAAGGGCTTCCGCCACCTCCGGATCATAATAACCCTTTTCGGTGTTTTTCCGCAGTTCGTTGACGGCAAGGCGGACATCCCATGAACCGCGATACGGCCGCCATGACGTCATCGCGCAGTAAACCTCTGCGATGGCCGTTATACGGGATCCGATCGGGATCGCTTCTCCCACAAGTCCGTCGGGATAACCATTGCCGTTCCATAATTCATGATGGTGCTTGACGATATTGAGGAGTGTTTCATCCACATACCCAAGGCGTTTTAATATAGCGACGCTCTCGATAACATATTTTTCTATCAGTTTGATCTCCTGTTCTGTGAGGCTTGCAGGCCGGTTGAGGATATGATGGGGAACAGCTTCTTTGCCCATATCCTGGAGCAGCCCTGCCTGGAGGATCGTCTGTTTAAGATCTTCGTTTAATCTCAGTTGGTCCGCTATGGCGTAGGAGAGCATGCCGGTAAGGAGTCCCCTTCCGATGGAGCCGTCGAGCGATTCCACGGCGAGCACTGCATCGAAAGGCGCCTTGATACCTGCCTCTACATCACGGTATTTTGCAACCAATGACGGAGGGATAATATTCGGATCGTGCCACCTGCTCTTAACCCCTTTTACCTCGAATACCGATATCTTGTGAAGCTTGCCTTTTAACTGGATCTTTTCGTATTCATCCTTTTTCAGGTTTGCGTCGGCATATGCAAGCCGTATCTCGGTGGAGTCGGGGTCCATGATCAGGGCATGCTCAAAACAGGAGATTGCCGCGGTAACGTCGTGTAGTCCGAAGTGTACCTTCCCCATCCGGTAAAGCAGGTCAGCGCTCTCTCCTTCCTCTACCATCCTCCCTTCGAAGACCCTTAATTGTTCCAGCAGATCTTTGTCTGACTGGCGGCTGTAACTCATATTACGGACCTTGACAACATTGATAAAGGGTTCAACCATCCGGTAGGTGACCTCATCGATATAGATCTTGTCCGGTTCGCAGATCTCTTCGAGGCGCTTTGCGACATTGACCTTGTCACCGATGGCGCTGTATGCCTGTCTGTTGACGCCCATCATTCCAACGATAGCGTTGCCTGTCGCTATGCCGATACGGAGGCGCCAGGGGATGGCAGTATCTTTCAGCCTTTCCTGTATCTTGATAGCGGCCAGAACGGACATGACGGCATGCTGGGCATAATCTATCGGTGCGCCGAACTCGACCATGACGCCGTCACCCATGTATTTGTCGATGTGGCCGCGATACAGGTCGATGACCGGTTCTATCAGACCTATAAACCTGTTCAGTTCATCGAGGACGATATCAGGCGCGTTTTGATCTGAATAGGTGGTAAAGTCCGTGAGGTCGCAGAACATGATCGTTATCTCGCGTTTTTCAATGCGGAGCTTGCCTTCAGTGGCAAGTTTCGCGACAACGGGGTCCATGGTGGTATAAAGGGTCTTTTCGACCTTTTCCTTCATCTCTTCGATGACCCGGCTTCTCTTCAGTTCCTCGTAGAGGCGGCGCGTCTCCGCAAAACCCTTTGATACGCGTTCCTGCAGGGAACCGATAATGATACTGGTGAGGACGAGAAATCCTCCCCAGATGGTGATCATTACCATAGTGCTCAATACTACTCCCGGGCTGGTGAACCACTCAGGCCGGATGAGGGCAGTAACCGCAACGAGAAGTATGATGTGGAGGCTCGCGAGGAGGGATTTATTTTTTCCGAGGAAATAAGCGGCAAGGAGGACGGGGAGATAGAAGAGGTTCAGAAAGGCGAACTTATAGGGGATAAAGAAAAAGAGGATGAGCACCAAAAAGGCTATGATCAGGACAAAGATAAGCTCAAGGTGACGGATAATGGCGTTCCGGAAACGCGTTATCGATGCCCCGCCGAATGTCGCGTCTAAGTCTATACCCGGTAACTGAGGGATATCGTCGTTATGTTGGCTCATGAAGCAATCTGTCTCCTTTGAAAGATGTGGAAATAGTGATAATCATTTCGACAAGATGCGATTTTCTGAAAACCCCTTTTACAGTTTACCAATATTCTCATTTTTATCACGGACATATATTTTTGTCAATCACAGTTATTTGCGATTGATGTTCATCGAAGGTTATGCGGGAGCTTTCCTTGCCATTTTGGATTGCTTTTACGGTCCGCTTATGTGATACTTGTGTCCATTACCTATGGGACTTATTCGTTTACTCTTTCATGATCCTTTAACCTTTTTTCTCGTGGCGATACCGCTGCTCTATTCAATAATCATCCATGAGCTTGCTCACGGGTGGGTCGCCTATAAGATGGGGGACTCGACAGCCAAATGGCTTGGCAGGTTAACCCTGGACCCGCGAAAACATCTTGACCCTATCGGGACAATAGCGCTCTTCCTCATCGGTTTCGGATGGGCCAAACCTGTTCCTGTCAATTTCAATAACCTCCGCGATGAGAGAATGGGCCTTATCTTTGTCTCTGCTGCGGGTATCGTAGCGAATACCATCCTCGCCTTCCTCTCGATGCTGCTTCTCAGGCTTGTGGCGCCCGCACCGAATACCCCTGTCTTCTTTCTTTTCTATTATGCGGCGCAGATCAACATCATGCTTGCGGCATTTAACCTGATCCCGATCCCACCCCTCGATGGGTCAAAGATACTCATGGGTTTTACTTCGAAGCGATTCCAGTATTCCCTCCAGCGGCTTGAGCCATACGGGATGTTCATTATCATAGGCTTGCTCTATCTCGGCATCCTTAATCCCGTCATCAACTTCTTCAGAGGGATCATCCTGTTGGTGATCAGGCTGCTTCTCGGATAAGCAATACTATTTTTTAGGTTCCTTGCTGTAATTCGCGCTGAGGTAGCCGGTAATGATCGCCGCCTCCTTGTCGCTAACGGGAGCATTATGGACATCTTTCATCCTTGTTACTGTAGCCTGCCATTCCTGGGGTGTCTTCTTTTTCGATGTTGCCCTGTCCGGTTTGTGACAGATACTGCATTTGCTCTCAAATAGAGCCCTGGCATCGACCTTTTCCTGACCCATTGCGGGGATTACAGATGCGGTGAGAAATACAATTCCGATTGTGTATGCAAACAATGTTTTCATAGTTATTCACTCCTTAGACTGGCGGTTTCGTATTATACCATATCGGGCTGACAGGTCAATTTACCCTTTCAAATACAGTCCCAACTGATATATAATAATCACCGGACAGGCCGGATATGGATATGAAGTTCGATATTGTAAACAGGATACTGGAGCGAAGGCTCCAGCAGGAAGATATCAAGACGATACTCGACGGTCTCAGTGAAGAGGACCGTGAAGAATTTCTTCTTAAGATCTCCGATGTGCTCGCCAAACTGACGGCGCTCCTCGAAGTTTCAAAAAAGATCTCCGACACGCTTGAACTGAACGTACTTCTCAGTCGCATGATCGAGATTACCACGGAGGCTATAAATGCCGACAGGGGTACCCTCTTTTTGAATGACAGGGAATCAAACGAGCTCTTTTCAAGGATACTGCAGGGGGAACAGGTGAACGAGATCAGGTTCCCTAACAGCGCGGGGATAGCAGGGGCGGTATTCACGAGCGGTGAGCCGATCATCATCAATGACGCCTATTCCGACCAACGGTTTAACCCCGAGGTCGATAAAAAGACAGGATACAGGACGAACAATATCCTCTGCGCGCCGATCAGGACCAGAAACAATGAGACCATCGGTGTTATCCAGCTGCTCAACAAGAAAAACGAGAATTTTCACGATGAGGACCTGTCGCTCCTTGAGGCGATCACGTCCCAGGCCTCCGCTGCCCTGCAGAATGCTCAGCTCTTCGATGAGGTCCAGAAGGCAAAAGAGGAAGAATCACAGCTTCTGGAGATCACCTCGGCCATTTCCTCCGAGCTGCAGCTCCAGCCGCTCCTCGCGAGGATCATGGAGACAACAACAGATATGCTGGACGCGGACAGGAGCACCCTTTTTATCTACGACGAAAAGACCGATGAGCTGTGGTCGCAGGTCGCCCTCGGCATTGAAACAAAAGAGATTCGCTTCCCCAGTCATCTCGGTATAGCCGGGACAGTCTTCACAACCGGCGAGACGATCAATATCCCCGACGCATACAAGGATGAACGGTTTAACCCCGAGGTTGACAAGAAGACCGGTTACACAACAAGGAACATCCTCACCATGCCCGTGAAGAACAAAGAGGGCAGGAAGATCGGTGTTATGCAGGTGCTCAATAAACGCGGAGGGCCGTTTACAAAGGTGGACGAAAACCGCCTCAGGGCCTTCTCCGCGCAGGCCTCTATTGCCATTGAAAACGCAAAGCTCTTCGATGATGTCCTGAACATGAAGAACTACAACGAGAGCATGCTCGAAAGTATGACCAACGGCGTTATTACCCTCGATGACAGGAAGCGGATCGTAAAATGTAATTCGACCGCGTTGAAGATCCTCGGCGTTACGCTGCAGGGTATTATGGGCCTTTCCGCGACGGACTATTTTTCCGGGAACAACAACTGGATCATTGAGCATGTTGACGATGTAACGAATACCGGCCAGCCTTACCTTGCGATGGATACAGAACTTTTTCTTGATGAGGACCTGAAGGTATCCGTCAATATGATGATCGTGCCCCTCATCAGCGTGAAAGGCGTGCCCATCGGATCAATGCTGGTTTTTGAAGATCTGACGAAAGAGAAGCGGCTCAAGAGCACGATGGCAAGGTATATGACGAAAGAGGTCGCCGACAAGCTCCTCGAGGCCGGCGATACGATGCTCGGCGGACAGTTGCAGGAAGCAACGGTATTCTTTTCCGATATCCGGAGTTTTACCTCCATCTCCGAGAAGATAGGCGCCCATGAAACGGTGAGCATGCTGAACGAATACTTCACCATCATGGTCGATATTATCTTCCGGTATGGCGGTGTGCTCGATAAGTATATCGGCGATGCCATTATGGCTGTCTTCGGCGCTCCTTTCGCGAGCGGCGAAGATG
This Syntrophorhabdaceae bacterium DNA region includes the following protein-coding sequences:
- a CDS encoding adenylate/guanylate cyclase domain-containing protein, with product MSQHNDDIPQLPGIDLDATFGGASITRFRNAIIRHLELIFVLIIAFLVLILFFFIPYKFAFLNLFYLPVLLAAYFLGKNKSLLASLHIILLVAVTALIRPEWFTSPGVVLSTMVMITIWGGFLVLTSIIIGSLQERVSKGFAETRRLYEELKRSRVIEEMKEKVEKTLYTTMDPVVAKLATEGKLRIEKREITIMFCDLTDFTTYSDQNAPDIVLDELNRFIGLIEPVIDLYRGHIDKYMGDGVMVEFGAPIDYAQHAVMSVLAAIKIQERLKDTAIPWRLRIGIATGNAIVGMMGVNRQAYSAIGDKVNVAKRLEEICEPDKIYIDEVTYRMVEPFINVVKVRNMSYSRQSDKDLLEQLRVFEGRMVEEGESADLLYRMGKVHFGLHDVTAAISCFEHALIMDPDSTEIRLAYADANLKKDEYEKIQLKGKLHKISVFEVKGVKSRWHDPNIIPPSLVAKYRDVEAGIKAPFDAVLAVESLDGSIGRGLLTGMLSYAIADQLRLNEDLKQTILQAGLLQDMGKEAVPHHILNRPASLTEQEIKLIEKYVIESVAILKRLGYVDETLLNIVKHHHELWNGNGYPDGLVGEAIPIGSRITAIAEVYCAMTSWRPYRGSWDVRLAVNELRKNTEKGYYDPEVAEALFEILKHDTTG
- a CDS encoding GAF domain-containing protein, giving the protein MDMKFDIVNRILERRLQQEDIKTILDGLSEEDREEFLLKISDVLAKLTALLEVSKKISDTLELNVLLSRMIEITTEAINADRGTLFLNDRESNELFSRILQGEQVNEIRFPNSAGIAGAVFTSGEPIIINDAYSDQRFNPEVDKKTGYRTNNILCAPIRTRNNETIGVIQLLNKKNENFHDEDLSLLEAITSQASAALQNAQLFDEVQKAKEEESQLLEITSAISSELQLQPLLARIMETTTDMLDADRSTLFIYDEKTDELWSQVALGIETKEIRFPSHLGIAGTVFTTGETINIPDAYKDERFNPEVDKKTGYTTRNILTMPVKNKEGRKIGVMQVLNKRGGPFTKVDENRLRAFSAQASIAIENAKLFDDVLNMKNYNESMLESMTNGVITLDDRKRIVKCNSTALKILGVTLQGIMGLSATDYFSGNNNWIIEHVDDVTNTGQPYLAMDTELFLDEDLKVSVNMMIVPLISVKGVPIGSMLVFEDLTKEKRLKSTMARYMTKEVADKLLEAGDTMLGGQLQEATVFFSDIRSFTSISEKIGAHETVSMLNEYFTIMVDIIFRYGGVLDKYIGDAIMAVFGAPFASGEDADRALMAAIEMLRELRIFNEERIKIGKDPIRIGIGINTDKIVSGNIGSMKRMDYTVIGDGVNLASRLESANKYYGSSILISEFTFRQLKGNYLYREVDRMRVKGKSEPVTVYEILDYHDEKSFANLKEVIGLYHEGITLYRQTRWQEGIRKFNEALILNGHDRLCRMCLERCEYFLQNPPEETWDGVWTMKEK
- a CDS encoding site-2 protease family protein, producing the protein MGLIRLLFHDPLTFFLVAIPLLYSIIIHELAHGWVAYKMGDSTAKWLGRLTLDPRKHLDPIGTIALFLIGFGWAKPVPVNFNNLRDERMGLIFVSAAGIVANTILAFLSMLLLRLVAPAPNTPVFFLFYYAAQINIMLAAFNLIPIPPLDGSKILMGFTSKRFQYSLQRLEPYGMFIIIGLLYLGILNPVINFFRGIILLVIRLLLG
- a CDS encoding C1 family peptidase yields the protein MRFKSILSLILLTTLLLFIVPFCVSQSYADVLERNQITETITQKKARWSPRDTSLSLLDREQRTKRFGSVIPTPTGTEKIIIAPAVSMPLKLDWRNYDGNNYVTPVRDQGECSACWAFATTAALEANILITGNMPGTPLDLSEQALLSCSGAGNCYGGWIDFASDFIRDIGLPQESCYPYMSTDNFCSSICPEWPGKAHKMSDWYRVDPTIESIRYSLYNYGPLVVLMAVHTDFFYYGSGIYTHTWGTREGYHTALIVGYDDEEQCFIVKDSWGTDWGEDGYLRIAYSEINSETIFGCYTIAYKNDIPEGFPVIDGIPRNTAGTGKDAAVKQGVLALSCLAGIIRDISGNAVGNAGIKVGKYFATTDSTGQYRLPSIPPGDYILTISRNGYSTISRNITILPGSSLTKDFVLAGIAAGSIKEGKMDGAT
- a CDS encoding response regulator transcription factor, coding for MKIKILLAENQNIVREGLCSLINKQSDLELVGEAKNGRTAIDLANKLLPHIVIMNLQIPELNGVEAAKYINKNLPDIKVIALTGYCDNRFMTEMIKAGAKGYLDKDCSFNELIHAINVVFEDKFYLSPTVTGGVLKDYLAYLTGKKALPVDKLTPRERQVLRLIAEGESMKQISSHLNLSVKTVEIHRRRVMDKLNINSVAELTKYAITEGLIPFDLQYSAFHQSLIKHHPLA